In a single window of the Cygnus olor isolate bCygOlo1 chromosome 5, bCygOlo1.pri.v2, whole genome shotgun sequence genome:
- the SLC25A47 gene encoding solute carrier family 25 member 47 isoform X1: MDFIAGAIGGGLSTAVGYPLDTVKVRIQTERHYKGIWHCIQETYRTEKVLGFYKGVSASVFSVSLISSVSFGTYRNFLCNICKLRYGTADAKPSKLDVSLAGGAAGAVRVVLMAPSEVAKVRMQTQRNPHPSAMSPQSNSKPKYRGSLHCLKVIAKEEGFGGLYKGCSALLCRDCSSSAIYFLTYSTLCDWLTPTGRNKPGFLVVLLSGGFAGVLAWGLATPMDVLKSRMQVDESGQHKYRGLIHCARQSVREEGVKVLFKGLGLNCIRAFPVNMVVFVTYEAVLRFTDHFTNKK, encoded by the exons ATGGATTTCATTGCTGGGGCCATCggag GTGGCCTCAGCACAGCAGTGGGGTATCCGCTGGACACAGTGAAG GTGAGAATTCAGACGGAGAGGCATTACAAGGGCATTTGGCACTGCATTCAAGAAACATACAGGACAGAAAAA GTTTTGGGATTTTACAAAGGGGTGTCTGCATCGGTTTTCTCAGTGTCGCTGATTTCGTCCGTTTCATTTGGCACCTACAGAAACTTCCTTTGTAACATCTGCAAGCTGCGATACGGCACTGCCGACGCCAAGCCTTCCAAGCTGGATGTTTCCCTGGCTGGAGGTGCCGCTGGTGCTGTGCGG GTTGTGCTGATGGCACCCAGTGAAGTGGCTAAAGTTCGGATGCAGACCCAGAGGAACCCCCATCCTTCTGCCATGTCTCCCCAGTCCAACTCCAAGCCAAAGTACCGAGGGTCTCTGCACTGTCTGAAGGTGATCGCCAAGGAGGAAGGCTTTGGGGGTCTCTACAAGGGCTGCTCTGCATTGCTCTGCAGGGATTGCTCTTCTTCTGCAATATATTTCCTTACCTATTCTACCCTCTGTGACTGGCTCACGCCAACTGGGAGAAACAAACCAG GTTTCCTGGTCGTGCTGCTTTCTGGTGGCTTTGCTGGAGTCCTGGCCTGGGGATTAGCTACCCCCATGGACGTCCTCAAATCACGAATGCAAGTGGACGAATCGGGGCAGCACAAGTACAGGGGCCTCATCCACTGCGCGAGACAAAGCGTGAGAGAGGAGGGCGTGAAAGTGCTTTTCAAGGGTCTGGGGTTGAACTGCATTCGGGCCTTTCCTGTGAACATGGTGGTGTTTGTCACATACGAAGCCGTACTGAGATTTACAGAtcattttacaaacaaaaagtag
- the SLC25A47 gene encoding solute carrier family 25 member 47 isoform X2, whose protein sequence is MAPSEVAKVRMQTQRNPHPSAMSPQSNSKPKYRGSLHCLKVIAKEEGFGGLYKGCSALLCRDCSSSAIYFLTYSTLCDWLTPTGRNKPGFLVVLLSGGFAGVLAWGLATPMDVLKSRMQVDESGQHKYRGLIHCARQSVREEGVKVLFKGLGLNCIRAFPVNMVVFVTYEAVLRFTDHFTNKK, encoded by the exons ATGGCACCCAGTGAAGTGGCTAAAGTTCGGATGCAGACCCAGAGGAACCCCCATCCTTCTGCCATGTCTCCCCAGTCCAACTCCAAGCCAAAGTACCGAGGGTCTCTGCACTGTCTGAAGGTGATCGCCAAGGAGGAAGGCTTTGGGGGTCTCTACAAGGGCTGCTCTGCATTGCTCTGCAGGGATTGCTCTTCTTCTGCAATATATTTCCTTACCTATTCTACCCTCTGTGACTGGCTCACGCCAACTGGGAGAAACAAACCAG GTTTCCTGGTCGTGCTGCTTTCTGGTGGCTTTGCTGGAGTCCTGGCCTGGGGATTAGCTACCCCCATGGACGTCCTCAAATCACGAATGCAAGTGGACGAATCGGGGCAGCACAAGTACAGGGGCCTCATCCACTGCGCGAGACAAAGCGTGAGAGAGGAGGGCGTGAAAGTGCTTTTCAAGGGTCTGGGGTTGAACTGCATTCGGGCCTTTCCTGTGAACATGGTGGTGTTTGTCACATACGAAGCCGTACTGAGATTTACAGAtcattttacaaacaaaaagtag